A genomic window from Pseudomonas alcaligenes includes:
- a CDS encoding HutD family protein, with protein MPIQLIDLDCLPASPWKNGGGSTRQLAIAPAAAGLDDFAWRISCARVSGAGPFSAFPGIQRSLALLEGELLLQRQSGTTTLRAGGEALDFPGEEAISATPLAGEVFDLNLMSRRDEWQQVLRSLQLHGEMPLAELAEVRLLLCSAGMLRVRLQDGREFALRPHQALLLNDEPGELHLHGQHAHCYLGLLRRLS; from the coding sequence ATGCCCATCCAGCTCATCGACCTCGACTGTCTGCCCGCCAGCCCCTGGAAGAACGGCGGTGGCAGCACCCGCCAGCTGGCCATCGCCCCGGCCGCGGCCGGGCTGGATGACTTCGCCTGGCGCATCAGCTGCGCGCGGGTGAGCGGCGCCGGCCCCTTCTCCGCCTTCCCCGGCATCCAGCGCAGCCTGGCGCTGCTGGAGGGCGAACTGCTGCTGCAACGGCAGAGCGGTACCACGACCTTGCGCGCCGGCGGCGAAGCGCTGGACTTTCCCGGCGAAGAGGCGATCAGCGCCACGCCGCTGGCCGGCGAGGTGTTCGATCTGAACCTGATGAGTCGGCGCGACGAGTGGCAGCAGGTGCTGCGCTCTCTGCAGCTGCATGGGGAAATGCCACTGGCCGAGCTCGCCGAGGTGCGTCTGCTGCTGTGCAGTGCCGGCATGCTGAGGGTGCGCCTGCAGGACGGCCGCGAGTTCGCCCTGCGCCCCCACCAGGCCTTGCTGCTGAACGACGAGCCGGGCGAGCTGCACCTGCACGGCCAGCACGCACACTGCTATCTGGGCCTGCTGCGCCGGCTGAGCTGA
- a CDS encoding sodium:solute symporter family protein: MLIWFVALYLLATVAIGFYASTRVHNTRDFAAGGRSMGFPIVAAMVFATWFGSEAVLGIPATFLEEGFAGIVEDPFGSFWCLFIVGAIIARPLYRLNLLTIGDYFKKRYGSQVELIVSLVIVMSYLGWIAAQLIALGVVFNVISDGSISTTQGMLLGTFIVLLYTLFGGMWSIALTDFFQMIIIVVGLVYLVWLFSDMAGGADVVISQAASEGKFTFMHSFEPKDIVAFIGAAVTMMLGSIPQQDVYQRVMSAKNENVAARASMAGAVFYLGFCMLPIFLVYAASMIDPALVQKWLAEDSQMILPLMILEKTPLFAQIMFFGALLSAIMSTASGTLLAPSVTLAENVFKRFLPELNDKQFLLLMRCTILACAAATLTFALNSDASIYEMVGSAYCVTLVAAVVPLFAGLFWKRATTQGALVSIAFGLVSWIYLEFTWTEEAFWPPQLAGLLFSLAGMVIGSLLPQFKRNDNDLLAAQPQ; this comes from the coding sequence ATGCTGATCTGGTTCGTCGCGCTGTACCTGCTGGCCACAGTCGCCATCGGTTTCTATGCCTCCACTCGGGTGCACAACACCCGTGACTTCGCCGCCGGCGGTCGCAGCATGGGCTTCCCCATCGTCGCGGCCATGGTGTTCGCCACCTGGTTCGGTTCCGAGGCGGTGCTGGGCATTCCCGCCACCTTCCTCGAGGAAGGCTTCGCCGGCATCGTCGAGGACCCCTTCGGTTCCTTCTGGTGCCTGTTCATCGTCGGCGCGATCATCGCTCGCCCGCTTTACCGCCTGAACCTGCTGACCATCGGTGACTACTTCAAGAAGCGCTATGGCTCGCAGGTCGAGCTGATCGTCAGTCTGGTCATCGTCATGTCCTACCTGGGCTGGATCGCCGCGCAGCTGATCGCCCTCGGCGTGGTGTTCAACGTCATCTCCGACGGTTCCATCAGCACCACCCAGGGCATGCTGCTCGGCACCTTCATCGTGCTGCTGTACACCCTGTTCGGCGGCATGTGGTCGATCGCCCTGACCGACTTCTTCCAGATGATCATCATCGTGGTCGGCCTGGTCTACCTGGTCTGGCTGTTCAGCGACATGGCCGGCGGCGCCGATGTGGTGATCAGCCAGGCGGCCAGCGAGGGCAAGTTCACCTTCATGCACAGCTTCGAGCCGAAGGACATAGTCGCCTTCATCGGCGCGGCGGTGACCATGATGCTCGGCTCCATTCCGCAGCAGGACGTGTACCAGCGGGTGATGTCGGCCAAGAACGAAAACGTCGCCGCCCGCGCCTCCATGGCCGGCGCCGTGTTCTACCTGGGCTTCTGCATGCTGCCGATCTTCCTGGTGTACGCCGCCTCGATGATCGACCCGGCTCTGGTGCAGAAGTGGCTGGCCGAGGACTCGCAGATGATCCTGCCGCTGATGATCCTGGAGAAGACCCCGCTGTTCGCCCAGATCATGTTCTTCGGCGCGCTGCTGTCGGCCATCATGTCGACCGCCTCCGGCACCCTGCTGGCACCCTCGGTGACCCTGGCCGAGAACGTGTTCAAGCGCTTCCTGCCGGAACTCAACGACAAGCAGTTCCTGCTGCTGATGCGTTGCACCATCCTGGCCTGCGCCGCCGCCACCCTGACCTTCGCCCTGAACTCCGATGCCAGCATCTACGAGATGGTCGGCAGCGCCTACTGCGTGACGCTGGTCGCCGCCGTGGTGCCGCTGTTCGCCGGCCTGTTCTGGAAGCGCGCCACCACCCAGGGCGCCCTGGTTTCCATCGCCTTCGGCCTGGTGTCCTGGATCTACCTGGAGTTCACCTGGACCGAGGAGGCGTTCTGGCCGCCGCAACTGGCCGGCCTGCTGTTCAGCCTGGCCGGCATGGTCATCGGTTCCCTGCTGCCGCAGTTCAAGCGCAACGACAACGACCTGCTGGCGGCCCAGCCGCAGTAA
- a CDS encoding lysylphosphatidylglycerol synthase domain-containing protein codes for MMKRSDWIWTLIGLAAVVFSCFLLYKEIRTISLDELQDSLHAISLHNWLLAAGATLGAYFALAWYDRIAIAHLGKKIPWRFITLCSFTTYALAHNIGASVFSGAVVRFRAYSSKGLTPSEIGILIFFCSFTFALGTLLSGGAVLVCQPDLIKRVADVSPWLSVAIGLLMLGLVALYVLGSWRHFKPWKWGKLHVEYPRLGIVARQLLAGPLELLCAAAIIYFALPAEGNPGYLVVLGVFLASFSLALLSHAPGGLGVLEVTFLAALPELATADVLAALIVFRVFYLLLPFALSLLVVLGFEWSQWRQKRQRLG; via the coding sequence ATGATGAAAAGAAGCGACTGGATCTGGACCCTCATCGGTTTGGCCGCAGTCGTGTTTTCCTGCTTCCTGCTCTACAAGGAGATCCGCACCATCTCCCTCGACGAGCTGCAGGACAGCCTCCACGCCATTTCTCTGCACAACTGGCTGCTGGCCGCCGGCGCGACCCTCGGCGCCTATTTCGCCCTGGCCTGGTACGACCGCATCGCCATCGCCCACCTGGGCAAGAAGATTCCCTGGCGCTTCATCACCCTCTGCTCCTTCACCACCTATGCCCTGGCCCACAATATCGGCGCCTCGGTGTTCTCCGGCGCCGTGGTGCGCTTTCGCGCCTACAGCAGCAAGGGCCTGACGCCGTCGGAGATCGGCATCCTGATCTTCTTCTGCTCCTTCACCTTCGCCCTCGGCACCCTGCTGTCCGGCGGCGCCGTGCTGGTCTGCCAGCCGGACCTGATCAAGCGCGTGGCCGATGTCAGCCCCTGGCTGTCGGTGGCCATCGGCCTGCTCATGCTCGGCCTGGTGGCGCTCTACGTGCTCGGCTCCTGGCGCCACTTCAAGCCCTGGAAGTGGGGCAAGCTGCACGTCGAGTACCCGCGCCTGGGCATAGTCGCCCGCCAGCTGCTGGCCGGCCCGCTGGAACTGCTGTGCGCGGCGGCGATCATCTATTTCGCCCTGCCGGCCGAGGGCAACCCCGGCTATCTGGTGGTGCTCGGCGTGTTCCTCGCCTCCTTCTCCCTGGCCCTGCTGTCCCACGCCCCGGGTGGCCTCGGCGTGCTGGAGGTGACCTTCCTCGCCGCCCTGCCCGAACTGGCCACCGCCGACGTGCTGGCGGCGCTGATCGTGTTCCGCGTCTTCTACCTGCTGCTACCCTTCGCCCTGTCGCTGCTGGTGGTGCTCGGCTTCGAGTGGAGCCAGTGGCGACAGAAGCGCCAACGCCTGGGCTGA
- a CDS encoding class I SAM-dependent methyltransferase — MHSIERIYPKDLDPYSAADSETLRIHLERYAFAAEHLSGERVLDMACGCGYGTALLAERHPDKQVTGVDIDPEAIAYARQHYRLPNLRYVCADAECFEAEDDFDSIVSLETIEHLPHPSRLIANYARLLTERGRVIASVPITPTLDGNPHHLHDFSRRSFLALFRGQRLCAVQQLEQVQPWQFKGLFSRSRDHAKRHRSEGVGNAVLSYYRAHPWYLFARLAAMLRYGFSNRYLTCLFAREQAR; from the coding sequence ATGCACAGCATCGAACGGATCTACCCGAAGGACCTGGACCCGTACAGCGCGGCCGACAGCGAGACGCTGCGCATCCACCTCGAGCGCTACGCCTTCGCCGCCGAGCACCTGAGCGGCGAGCGGGTGCTGGACATGGCCTGCGGCTGCGGCTACGGCACCGCCCTGCTGGCCGAGCGCCACCCGGACAAGCAGGTCACCGGGGTGGACATCGACCCGGAGGCCATCGCCTATGCCCGCCAGCACTATCGCTTGCCCAACCTGCGCTATGTCTGCGCCGACGCCGAATGCTTCGAGGCCGAGGACGACTTCGACAGCATCGTCAGCCTGGAAACCATCGAGCACCTGCCGCATCCGTCGCGCCTGATCGCCAACTACGCGCGCCTGCTGACCGAGCGCGGCCGGGTGATCGCCTCGGTGCCGATCACCCCTACCCTGGATGGCAACCCCCACCACCTGCACGACTTCAGCCGGCGCAGTTTCCTCGCCCTGTTCCGCGGCCAGCGCCTGTGTGCCGTGCAGCAGCTCGAACAGGTGCAGCCCTGGCAGTTCAAGGGGCTGTTCTCGCGGAGCCGCGACCACGCCAAGCGCCACCGCAGCGAAGGCGTCGGCAATGCCGTGCTGAGCTACTACCGCGCACACCCCTGGTACCTGTTCGCGCGCCTGGCGGCGATGCTGCGCTACGGCTTCAGCAACCGCTACCTGACCTGTCTGTTCGCCCGCGAGCAGGCCCGCTAG
- a CDS encoding fatty acid desaturase: MRVDRELNAAELQAFASELDELRRHTLADLGAADARYIRRVRGAVRLCCWSGRALLMCGWFPPTWLLGSLLLGLGKILENMELGHNVMHGQYDWMNDPELAGTRYEWDIAGPADFWRHTHNHLHHTWTNVIGMDDDVGYGLVRLFPEQRWKPFYRWQPLWVTLQALLFQYAVAIQHLRLDQWYKGRIGAAEVHPLLRQLGAKLLRQWGKDYLLFPLLALLLGANALAVLAGNALANLLRNLWTFLVIFCGHFTERAAVFAKESVAGESRGHWYLRQLRGSSNLEGGRLFHILTGNLSHQIEHHLFPDLPARRYAELAPRVREIAARYGQVYNSGRLSAQFASVLRRIWIHRLPALAATP; this comes from the coding sequence ATGCGTGTGGATCGTGAATTGAATGCCGCCGAACTGCAGGCCTTCGCCAGTGAACTGGACGAGTTGCGCCGGCACACCCTGGCCGATCTCGGTGCCGCCGACGCGCGCTACATCCGCCGCGTGCGCGGCGCCGTGCGCCTGTGCTGCTGGAGCGGCCGGGCGCTGCTGATGTGCGGCTGGTTCCCGCCCACCTGGCTGCTCGGCAGCCTGTTGCTGGGCCTGGGCAAGATCCTCGAGAACATGGAGCTGGGCCACAACGTGATGCACGGCCAGTACGACTGGATGAACGATCCCGAACTGGCCGGCACCCGCTACGAGTGGGATATCGCCGGGCCGGCCGATTTCTGGCGGCACACCCACAACCACCTGCATCACACCTGGACCAATGTCATCGGCATGGACGACGACGTCGGCTACGGCCTGGTGCGGCTGTTCCCCGAGCAGCGCTGGAAGCCCTTCTACCGCTGGCAGCCGCTGTGGGTGACGCTGCAGGCGCTGCTGTTCCAGTACGCCGTGGCCATCCAGCACCTGCGCCTGGACCAGTGGTACAAGGGCCGCATCGGCGCGGCCGAGGTGCACCCGCTGCTGCGCCAGCTGGGCGCCAAGCTGCTGCGCCAGTGGGGCAAGGACTACCTGCTGTTCCCGTTGCTGGCGCTGCTGCTCGGTGCCAACGCCCTGGCGGTGCTGGCCGGCAACGCGCTGGCCAACCTGCTGCGCAACCTGTGGACCTTCCTGGTGATCTTCTGCGGCCACTTCACCGAGCGCGCCGCGGTGTTCGCCAAGGAATCGGTGGCCGGCGAGAGCCGTGGCCACTGGTACCTGCGCCAGCTGCGTGGCTCCAGCAATCTGGAGGGTGGCCGCCTGTTCCACATCCTCACCGGCAATCTCAGCCACCAGATCGAGCACCACCTGTTCCCCGACCTGCCGGCTCGGCGCTATGCCGAGCTGGCGCCGCGCGTGCGCGAGATCGCCGCGCGCTACGGCCAGGTCTACAACAGCGGCCGGCTCTCTGCGCAGTTCGCCAGCGTGCTGCGGCGCATCTGGATCCATCGCCTGCCGGCGCTCGCGGCGACGCCATAA
- a CDS encoding flavin reductase family protein codes for MSLLPLFLVRRLTFLLRPLRALVAGGWLREAEVDVVLAWLHPAWRLNRVFAQVEGREWVSDDLLALRLRCNGNARGWHAGQHVQLYLEIDGVRHGRSYSLTRVRAGGRVELGVRRQPGGRLSNRILDHLPVGALVELGQAQGELHWPQGSAGVGLLAAGSGITALLGLLREALARGYAAPIRLLHCVRRAGQRAYVEELQQLMRRHPNLEVRWLLSGQNGRLQPQHLADMHGLALLACGPAGFVADLRGRYGEALQAEAFSAPVRDADPGRAVRLGFVRSRVEALGDSNRSLLELAEAAGLRPAHGCRQGICASCTCTLLAGAVRDLRSGTPFAEPGQAIRLCVSVPLGDVQIDL; via the coding sequence ATGTCCCTGTTGCCGCTGTTTCTCGTTCGTCGCCTGACGTTCCTGCTGCGGCCGCTGCGGGCCCTGGTGGCAGGGGGCTGGCTGCGCGAAGCGGAGGTGGACGTCGTGCTCGCCTGGCTGCATCCGGCCTGGCGCCTGAACCGGGTATTCGCCCAGGTCGAGGGGCGCGAGTGGGTCAGCGACGACCTGCTCGCCCTGCGCTTGCGCTGTAACGGCAATGCCCGCGGCTGGCATGCCGGCCAGCATGTGCAGCTGTACCTGGAGATCGACGGGGTGCGCCACGGGCGCAGCTACAGCTTGACCCGGGTCCGCGCCGGCGGGCGGGTCGAGCTGGGGGTCCGTCGTCAGCCTGGCGGGCGCCTGTCCAACCGCATCCTCGATCACCTGCCGGTGGGGGCGCTGGTGGAGCTGGGCCAGGCCCAGGGCGAGCTGCACTGGCCACAGGGCAGCGCCGGTGTCGGGCTGCTGGCCGCCGGCAGTGGCATCACCGCGCTGCTCGGCCTGCTGCGCGAGGCCCTGGCCCGCGGGTACGCGGCGCCGATCCGGCTGCTGCACTGCGTGCGCCGGGCCGGCCAGCGCGCCTACGTGGAAGAGCTGCAGCAACTGATGCGACGCCACCCCAACCTTGAGGTGCGCTGGCTGCTCAGCGGGCAGAACGGACGCCTGCAGCCGCAGCACCTGGCCGACATGCACGGCCTGGCGCTGCTGGCCTGCGGGCCGGCGGGGTTCGTCGCGGACCTGCGCGGGCGCTACGGCGAGGCGCTGCAGGCCGAGGCCTTCAGTGCCCCGGTGCGCGACGCCGATCCGGGGCGAGCGGTGCGCCTGGGCTTCGTGCGCAGCCGCGTCGAGGCGCTGGGTGACAGCAACCGCAGCCTGCTGGAGCTGGCCGAGGCCGCCGGCCTGCGCCCGGCCCACGGTTGCCGCCAGGGCATCTGTGCCAGCTGCACCTGCACCCTGCTGGCGGGGGCGGTGCGCGACCTGCGCAGCGGCACGCCGTTCGCCGAGCCCGGCCAGGCAATCCGCCTGTGTGTCAGCGTGCCGCTGGGCGATGTGCAAATCGATCTGTGA
- the fabR gene encoding HTH-type transcriptional repressor FabR, translating into MSPRAEQKQQTRQALMDAARGLMDSGRGFGSLSLREVSRTAGIVPTGFYRHFQDMDELGLALVAEVDATFRSTLREVRRSQFEMGSIIEASARIFLDAVSANRNQFLFLAREQYGGSQPVRQAIGRLRQQITDDLAADLKLMNRTPHLDDAALDVVSDLVVKTVFATLPELIDPPSASLPAHLTPEAKMIQQLRFIFIGAKHWHGLGQGRD; encoded by the coding sequence ATGTCGCCACGCGCCGAACAGAAACAGCAGACCCGCCAGGCCCTGATGGATGCCGCGCGCGGCCTGATGGACAGCGGGCGCGGCTTCGGCAGCCTGAGCCTGCGCGAGGTCAGCCGCACCGCCGGTATCGTGCCGACCGGCTTCTACCGGCACTTCCAGGACATGGACGAGCTGGGCCTGGCGCTGGTCGCCGAGGTCGACGCCACCTTCCGCAGCACCCTGCGCGAAGTGCGCCGCAGCCAGTTCGAGATGGGCAGCATCATCGAGGCCAGCGCACGCATCTTCCTCGATGCGGTGAGCGCCAACCGCAACCAGTTCCTCTTCCTCGCCCGCGAGCAGTACGGCGGCTCGCAGCCGGTGCGCCAGGCCATCGGCCGCCTGCGCCAGCAGATCACCGATGACCTGGCCGCCGACCTCAAGCTGATGAACCGCACCCCGCACCTGGACGACGCCGCGCTGGACGTGGTCTCCGACCTGGTGGTGAAGACCGTGTTCGCCACCCTGCCGGAGCTGATCGACCCGCCCAGCGCCAGCCTGCCGGCGCACCTGACCCCGGAAGCCAAGATGATCCAGCAGCTGCGCTTCATCTTCATCGGCGCCAAGCACTGGCACGGTCTGGGCCAGGGCCGCGACTAG
- the ureE gene encoding urease accessory protein UreE yields MLVIHHRLAPQPYWDEELHLSHEARSKSRLRCFSAAGEDVGLFLERGQPPLRDGDYLRAEDGRIVRVCARPEPLLHVTCASPFELMRAAYHLGNRHVALQLGDGWLRLLDDHVLRAMLDQLGASTCTVEAPFQPEHGAYGGGHHHSHHGDAEFNYGPRLHQFGVRL; encoded by the coding sequence ATGCTGGTGATTCACCACCGCCTCGCCCCCCAACCCTACTGGGACGAAGAACTGCACCTCAGCCACGAGGCGCGCAGCAAGAGCCGCCTGCGCTGCTTCAGCGCCGCCGGCGAGGACGTCGGCCTGTTCCTCGAGCGCGGCCAGCCGCCGCTGCGCGACGGCGACTACCTGCGCGCCGAGGATGGCCGCATCGTGCGCGTCTGCGCGCGCCCGGAACCGCTGCTGCACGTCACCTGCGCCAGCCCCTTCGAGCTGATGCGCGCCGCCTACCACCTGGGTAACCGCCACGTCGCCCTGCAACTGGGCGACGGCTGGCTGCGCCTGCTCGACGACCACGTGCTCAGGGCCATGCTCGACCAGCTCGGCGCCAGCACCTGCACGGTCGAGGCGCCCTTCCAGCCCGAACATGGCGCCTACGGCGGCGGCCACCACCATTCGCACCACGGCGACGCCGAGTTCAACTACGGCCCGCGCCTGCACCAGTTCGGCGTGCGCCTGTGA
- a CDS encoding urease accessory protein UreF, giving the protein MNPAWQLLRLASPQLPIGGYSYSQGLEMAVDSGLVRDPESARRWIADQLLLNLARFEAPLLLAHCRAAAAGDWASLADLAERQRASRETRELALESRQMGYSLKQLLEGLPELDAPARAFLAAQPELGLAPAWALAARAWAIDAEDALAAWLWGWLENQLAVQMKTLPLGQQAAQRLTSALLPLLEQAQREARDRPTEHWGSAAFGLALTSMAHERQYSRLFRS; this is encoded by the coding sequence GTGAATCCGGCCTGGCAACTGCTGCGCCTGGCCAGCCCGCAGCTGCCGATCGGCGGCTACAGCTACTCCCAGGGTCTGGAAATGGCGGTGGATAGCGGTCTGGTGCGCGACCCGGAGAGCGCCCGGCGCTGGATCGCCGACCAGTTGCTGCTCAATCTGGCGCGCTTCGAGGCGCCGTTGCTGCTGGCCCACTGCCGCGCCGCCGCGGCAGGCGACTGGGCCAGCCTGGCCGACCTCGCCGAGCGCCAGCGCGCCAGCCGCGAGACCCGCGAACTGGCCCTGGAGAGCCGGCAGATGGGCTACTCGCTGAAGCAGCTGCTGGAGGGCCTGCCGGAACTGGATGCGCCGGCCCGTGCCTTCCTCGCCGCGCAGCCGGAGCTCGGCCTGGCGCCGGCCTGGGCCCTGGCCGCGCGCGCCTGGGCCATCGACGCCGAGGATGCCCTGGCCGCCTGGCTGTGGGGCTGGCTGGAGAACCAGCTGGCGGTGCAGATGAAAACCCTGCCGCTGGGCCAGCAGGCCGCCCAGCGCCTGACCTCGGCACTGCTGCCGCTGCTGGAGCAGGCGCAGCGCGAGGCCCGCGACCGGCCCACCGAACACTGGGGCAGCGCCGCCTTCGGCCTGGCCCTGACCAGCATGGCGCACGAGCGCCAGTACAGCCGTCTCTTCCGCTCATGA
- the ureG gene encoding urease accessory protein UreG: MNSQPLRVGIGGPVGSGKTALTLALCRALRERYNIAVVTNDIYTQEDAQFLVRNEALAPERIIGVETGGCPHTAIREDASINLEAVEQLNRRFPGLDLILVESGGDNLSATFSPELSDLTLYVIDVSAGDKLPRKGGPGICKSDLLVINKIDLAPMVGASLEVMERDTLKMRGDKPFVFSNQKIGQGLEQIIAFIERQGMLGAA; encoded by the coding sequence ATGAACAGCCAACCCCTGCGCGTCGGCATTGGCGGCCCGGTCGGTTCCGGCAAGACCGCCCTGACCCTGGCCCTGTGCCGTGCCCTGCGCGAGCGCTACAACATCGCCGTGGTGACCAACGATATCTACACCCAGGAAGACGCCCAGTTCCTGGTGCGCAACGAGGCCCTGGCGCCCGAACGGATCATCGGCGTGGAAACCGGCGGCTGCCCGCACACGGCGATCCGCGAGGACGCCTCGATCAACCTGGAGGCGGTCGAGCAGCTCAACCGGCGCTTCCCCGGCCTCGACCTGATCCTCGTCGAGTCCGGCGGCGACAACCTCTCGGCCACCTTCAGCCCCGAGCTGTCGGACCTGACCCTGTACGTGATCGACGTGTCGGCCGGCGACAAGCTGCCGCGCAAGGGCGGCCCGGGCATCTGCAAGTCCGACCTGCTGGTGATCAACAAGATCGACCTGGCGCCCATGGTCGGTGCCTCGCTGGAGGTGATGGAGCGCGACACCCTGAAGATGCGCGGCGACAAGCCCTTCGTCTTCAGCAACCAGAAGATCGGCCAGGGCCTGGAGCAGATCATCGCCTTCATCGAACGCCAGGGCATGCTCGGCGCCGCCTGA
- a CDS encoding HupE/UreJ family protein codes for MKLRQSLYALALFCTPGLAFAHAGHDHAGLLAGLAHPLLGLDHLLAMLAVGLWAAQQSGAARWALPLTFVASMLLGGLLGFAGLTLPLLETGIASSVLALGLLVAVAARLPLAAALSLTALFALGHGLAHGLELPALASPWGYAAGFLAATAALHAAGYALVRSLPRAAAPLVRLAGASAAGTGAWLLAG; via the coding sequence ATGAAGTTGCGCCAAAGCCTCTACGCCCTCGCCCTGTTCTGTACCCCGGGCCTGGCCTTCGCCCACGCCGGCCACGACCACGCCGGCTTGCTGGCCGGCCTGGCCCACCCGCTGCTGGGCCTCGATCACCTGCTGGCGATGCTCGCCGTCGGCCTGTGGGCAGCGCAGCAGTCCGGCGCGGCGCGCTGGGCGCTGCCGCTGACCTTCGTCGCCAGCATGCTGCTCGGCGGCCTGCTCGGCTTCGCCGGGCTGACACTGCCGCTGCTGGAGACCGGCATCGCCAGCTCGGTGCTGGCACTCGGCCTGCTGGTGGCGGTAGCCGCGCGCCTGCCGCTGGCCGCAGCGCTGAGCCTGACCGCGCTGTTCGCCCTTGGCCACGGCCTGGCCCACGGCCTGGAGCTGCCGGCACTGGCCAGCCCCTGGGGCTACGCCGCCGGTTTCCTCGCCGCCACCGCCGCCCTGCACGCGGCCGGCTACGCCCTGGTGCGCAGCCTGCCGCGCGCCGCCGCGCCGCTGGTGCGCCTGGCCGGCGCCTCGGCGGCGGGCACCGGCGCCTGGCTGCTGGCCGGCTGA
- a CDS encoding TIGR00730 family Rossman fold protein, with protein MSLKSVCVFCGASPGARPIYREAAEQLGRSLAEQGLTLVYGGGAVGLMGLVADAALAAGGEVIGIIPQSLERAEIGHRGLTRLEVVDGMHARKARMAELADAFIALPGGLGTLEELFEVWTWGQLGYHAKPLGLLEVDGFYARLTAFLDHLVAERFVREQHRAILQISESPAELLQRLDAWQPTAAPKWVDREPQ; from the coding sequence ATGAGCCTGAAGTCCGTCTGCGTATTCTGTGGCGCCAGCCCCGGCGCCCGCCCGATCTATCGAGAAGCGGCCGAGCAGCTCGGCCGCAGTCTGGCCGAGCAGGGCCTGACCCTGGTCTATGGCGGTGGCGCGGTCGGCCTCATGGGCCTGGTGGCCGATGCCGCCCTGGCTGCCGGCGGCGAGGTGATCGGCATCATCCCGCAGAGCCTGGAGCGCGCCGAGATCGGCCACCGCGGCCTGACCCGCCTGGAGGTGGTCGACGGCATGCACGCGCGCAAGGCGCGCATGGCCGAGCTGGCCGACGCCTTCATCGCCCTGCCCGGCGGCCTGGGCACCCTGGAGGAACTGTTCGAGGTGTGGACCTGGGGCCAGCTCGGCTATCACGCCAAGCCGCTCGGCCTGCTCGAAGTGGACGGCTTCTATGCGCGCCTGACCGCCTTCCTCGACCATCTGGTGGCCGAGCGCTTCGTCCGCGAGCAACACCGCGCCATCCTGCAGATCAGCGAATCGCCGGCCGAGCTGCTGCAGCGGCTCGACGCCTGGCAGCCCACGGCCGCGCCCAAGTGGGTCGACCGCGAGCCGCAGTGA
- a CDS encoding mechanosensitive ion channel family protein, with protein MEENTLITVGTAKANQLLQLVTDYGAAFAVKILAAIAFWVVGRWLIGFAVGLVQRGLGQQKVDPTVLRYLGNFITVTLNILLVIGILGYFGVQTTTFAALIAAVGLAIGMAWSGLLANLAAGGFIIVLRPFKVGDFICAGGVTGTVTEIGLFVTAINTPDNVLTLVGNNKIFADNIQNFSHNAFRRVDLKAQLAGATDWKAAAALLRQRIAAIDNVLASPAVEVEILEFNLVGPVLAVRPYCHTDHYWHVYFDTNKVIKDALGEAGFPAPMPAQTVIVQQAG; from the coding sequence ATGGAAGAGAACACCCTGATCACCGTCGGCACCGCCAAGGCCAACCAGCTGCTGCAGCTGGTGACCGACTACGGTGCCGCCTTCGCCGTGAAAATCCTCGCCGCCATCGCCTTCTGGGTAGTCGGGCGCTGGCTGATCGGCTTCGCCGTCGGCCTGGTGCAGAGAGGCCTGGGCCAGCAGAAGGTCGACCCGACCGTGCTGCGCTACCTCGGCAACTTCATCACCGTCACCCTCAACATCCTGCTGGTGATCGGCATCCTCGGCTACTTCGGGGTGCAGACCACCACCTTCGCCGCCTTGATCGCCGCGGTCGGCCTGGCCATCGGCATGGCCTGGTCGGGGCTGCTGGCCAACCTGGCGGCGGGCGGCTTCATCATCGTCCTGCGGCCGTTCAAGGTCGGCGACTTCATCTGCGCCGGCGGGGTCACCGGTACGGTCACCGAGATCGGCCTGTTCGTCACCGCGATCAACACGCCGGACAACGTGCTGACCCTGGTGGGCAACAACAAGATCTTCGCCGACAACATCCAGAACTTCTCGCACAACGCCTTCCGCCGCGTCGATCTGAAGGCCCAGCTGGCCGGCGCGACCGACTGGAAGGCCGCCGCTGCACTGCTCAGGCAGCGCATCGCGGCCATCGACAACGTGCTGGCGAGCCCGGCGGTGGAGGTGGAGATCCTCGAGTTCAACCTGGTCGGCCCGGTATTGGCGGTGCGCCCCTACTGCCACACCGACCATTACTGGCATGTGTATTTCGACACCAACAAGGTGATCAAGGACGCCCTCGGCGAGGCCGGCTTCCCGGCGCCGATGCCGGCGCAGACGGTGATCGTCCAGCAGGCCGGCTGA